AGCACAATGCCGACCACCAGCCAGGGGAAGATCTTCGCCTTGGCGCTGCGACCCAGCCCGAAGACGGTCCGTACGCCGTGCAGGTAGAGCGCGCCGAAGACCTGCCGGCGGCCGAGCCGCGGACCGGTGTAGCGCTGGTAGCCGATGTCGTGGATGACGCCGGTCGGCTCAGGCATGGCTGCTCTCCCTGCGGGCGAAGAGTTCGGCGACCCGGTGCCGACGCTGGTCGAGCCGGTGCAGCGGCAGGTCCAGCTCGGCCACCGCGCCGATGATCAGGTCGTACGTGCCCTGGTCGGCCAGCGGGACGAGAAGCAGCCGCCCCTCCCGGCTCACCGGCAGGTCCAGCGCGGCCAACCGGGCGGCAAGCGACTCGGTGCCCTCGCTCACCTCGACGGCGAGCACGTCGGTGGCGGAGGTCATCGCGGCGATGTGGTCGGCGCGCAGCAGCCGGCCACCGTCGATCGCGACAAGCGTGTCGCAGATCCGCTCGACCTCGCCGAGCAGGTGCGAGCAGACCAGCACGGAGATGCCGAACTCGGTGCCGATCCGGTGCACCAGGGCGAGCATGGCGTCCCGGCCGGCCGGGTCGAGACCGTTCGTGGGCTCGTCGAGCAGCAGCAGGTCGGGGTCGTGCACCAGCGCCTGGGCGAGCTTGACCCGCTGCTTCATGCCGGTGGAGTAGCCGCCGACCGGGCGGTGGCGCTCCTCGTGCAGGCCCACGTGGCGCAGCGCCTCGGAGGCCCGTTCCCGGGCGACCGTACGCGGCAGGCCGCTCATTCGGCCGAGGTGGGTGACCAACTCGGCGGCGGACAGGTCGGGCGGCAGGCAGTCGTGCTCGGGCATGTAACCGACCCGGGCGCGGACCTCCGCCGCCTCGGTGGTCGGGTCGAGACCCAGCACCTGAATCCGGCCGGCGGTCGGGGTCAGCAGGCCCAGCAGCAGCTTGATCAGCGTCGACTTGCCGGCACCGTTGGCGCCGACCAGGCCGACGACGCCCGGCTCGACCGTGACGGTCAGCT
This DNA window, taken from Micromonospora sp. FIMYZ51, encodes the following:
- a CDS encoding ABC transporter ATP-binding protein, whose translation is MTLIATESLTKVYGGGVTALSELTVTVEPGVVGLVGANGAGKSTLIKLLLGLLTPTAGRIQVLGLDPTTEAAEVRARVGYMPEHDCLPPDLSAAELVTHLGRMSGLPRTVARERASEALRHVGLHEERHRPVGGYSTGMKQRVKLAQALVHDPDLLLLDEPTNGLDPAGRDAMLALVHRIGTEFGISVLVCSHLLGEVERICDTLVAIDGGRLLRADHIAAMTSATDVLAVEVSEGTESLAARLAALDLPVSREGRLLLVPLADQGTYDLIIGAVAELDLPLHRLDQRRHRVAELFARRESSHA